The Peptococcaceae bacterium 1198_IL3148 genome contains a region encoding:
- a CDS encoding aryl-sulfate sulfotransferase — translation MGLPTIHPTGTTIYNPKKAFNGYTIFQANELGALLINMNGKEVKLWKGLHGFPNKMLPGGFVMGHSGARDSRFGYQDNVDLVQVDWDGNIVWKFDQHEFIEDPGMEGRWMARQHHDYQREGNPVGYYVPGMDPKTDGGNTLILCHRNVDNKKISDKNLLDDTIIEVDWEGNIVWEWNCNEHFDELGFSEAEKNVLFRDPNMHDCGGGMGDWMHINSMSTLGPNKWYDQGDERFHPDNIIWDARETNIIAIISKENGKIVWQIGPDYTKSPELKKMGIIIGQHHAHMIPKGLPGEGNILVFDNGGWAGYGLPSQTTPYGTKAYRRDHSRVLEIDPITLKVVWKYTPTKAGFLEPYHSHYFYSPFISSAQRLPNGNTFITEGSGGRLIEVTADHEIVWEYISPYWGKNFKLNMVYRAYRLPYDWVPQLGKQEEVAIEPVDVNNFRMPGAAPMGCDDVIEVEGTLGYGKVDGFCVTTVEEENNDDDDDDDGVIRI, via the coding sequence ATGGGTTTACCAACAATTCACCCCACCGGTACGACAATTTACAATCCCAAAAAAGCTTTTAACGGTTACACCATTTTTCAAGCTAACGAATTGGGCGCGCTGTTAATTAACATGAATGGTAAAGAAGTAAAGCTATGGAAGGGTCTGCACGGATTCCCTAACAAAATGTTGCCCGGCGGCTTTGTAATGGGTCACAGTGGAGCCAGAGATTCCAGATTTGGTTACCAAGATAACGTTGACTTGGTACAAGTTGACTGGGATGGTAATATTGTTTGGAAGTTTGATCAACATGAATTTATTGAAGACCCGGGTATGGAAGGGCGTTGGATGGCTAGACAACACCATGATTATCAACGGGAAGGTAATCCAGTGGGTTATTATGTACCAGGTATGGACCCCAAAACTGACGGTGGTAACACTTTAATCCTTTGTCATAGAAACGTAGATAATAAAAAGATTTCTGATAAAAACCTGTTGGATGACACTATAATTGAAGTGGATTGGGAAGGCAATATTGTTTGGGAATGGAACTGTAACGAGCATTTTGACGAGTTGGGCTTTTCCGAAGCAGAAAAAAACGTACTGTTCAGAGACCCCAATATGCATGATTGTGGCGGTGGTATGGGCGATTGGATGCACATTAACTCCATGTCAACCCTGGGCCCCAACAAATGGTATGACCAAGGGGATGAAAGATTCCATCCAGACAACATCATTTGGGATGCCAGAGAGACTAACATTATTGCCATTATTAGCAAAGAAAACGGTAAAATTGTGTGGCAAATTGGCCCAGATTATACCAAGAGTCCTGAACTAAAGAAAATGGGTATTATCATTGGTCAACACCATGCCCACATGATACCCAAGGGTTTACCTGGTGAAGGAAACATCTTAGTCTTTGACAACGGTGGTTGGGCAGGCTATGGCTTACCAAGTCAGACTACCCCATATGGTACCAAAGCATATCGTCGGGACCATTCCAGAGTTTTAGAAATTGATCCCATCACTTTAAAGGTTGTTTGGAAGTATACCCCAACCAAAGCAGGATTTTTGGAGCCATATCATTCCCATTATTTCTACAGCCCATTTATCAGCAGTGCCCAAAGATTGCCCAATGGCAATACCTTTATTACCGAAGGCTCCGGTGGTAGGCTGATTGAAGTAACTGCAGACCATGAAATTGTGTGGGAATATATCTCTCCATATTGGGGTAAAAACTTCAAACTCAACATGGTGTACCGTGCGTACCGATTGCCATATGATTGGGTGCCTCAATTAGGCAAGCAAGAAGAAGTTGCCATTGAACCAGTGGACGTAAATAACTTTAGAATGCCCGGGGCTGCTCCCATGGGTTGTGACGATGTAATTGAGGTAGAAGGTACCTTGGGTTACGGTAAAGTGGATGGTTTCTGTGTTACAACGGTAGAGGAAGAAAATAATGACGATGACGACGATGATGATGGTGTAATCCGCATTTAG
- a CDS encoding FAD-dependent oxidoreductase, whose protein sequence is MAEQIVILGAGYGGIKVAHMLDELLFRNENFNLHNEYQIVLIDKHDFHTLRTQLYQPAAGTKDINEARVSMDIVLDDHNIKFVRGHIDNIDYQNRHVIVNGDKRIPYRYLVNALGSEAEYFNIPGLKEHSISLNSLKNACQIKTRVDKVIADLVAAPLAPKKTFVVGGGGLTGVEFAGELADQLGELQDLGIIKAQQYQIILVEGSPHLLPGMSAQVYQYAERTLKKLGVEVVTGDFIKKATADTVYLASGREINYTDFIWTGGIRANRLATETGLKTDARGRVEVNQYLQCPEDENVYVIGDSALVKDPKTGKPVIATAQAARQQGQAAAENIFADIIGLPKKPYQPSIIFLLIHIGRHTAVGEAVNKLKFIKLQGPVALRVKNLIPLKYSFALGGIKSLFCDVSGLNRMNYVYKCNYHK, encoded by the coding sequence GTGGCAGAACAAATTGTAATATTAGGTGCGGGTTATGGCGGCATTAAGGTCGCCCATATGTTAGATGAATTGTTATTTAGGAATGAAAATTTTAACTTACACAACGAATATCAAATTGTTTTAATAGATAAACATGATTTTCATACACTAAGGACTCAACTATATCAGCCTGCTGCTGGCACCAAGGATATCAATGAAGCTCGGGTTTCAATGGATATAGTATTGGATGACCACAATATCAAATTTGTTAGAGGACATATAGATAACATCGATTATCAAAATAGACATGTGATTGTAAACGGTGATAAAAGAATACCCTATCGCTATTTGGTGAATGCGCTGGGCAGCGAAGCGGAGTACTTTAATATTCCTGGCTTAAAGGAACACAGTATTAGCTTAAACAGCTTAAAAAATGCTTGTCAAATCAAAACCAGGGTGGATAAGGTAATAGCAGATTTGGTGGCGGCACCCCTAGCGCCGAAAAAAACCTTTGTGGTTGGGGGCGGTGGACTAACGGGGGTGGAGTTTGCCGGTGAATTGGCGGACCAATTGGGCGAATTGCAAGATCTGGGAATTATTAAAGCCCAGCAGTATCAAATCATCCTGGTGGAAGGTAGTCCCCATCTGTTGCCAGGCATGTCAGCCCAGGTATACCAATATGCTGAGAGAACCTTGAAAAAGCTTGGCGTCGAGGTGGTGACAGGTGACTTTATTAAAAAAGCCACTGCAGACACAGTTTATTTAGCATCCGGACGGGAAATAAACTATACCGACTTTATTTGGACCGGCGGCATCAGAGCCAACAGGCTGGCAACCGAAACAGGATTAAAAACCGATGCCCGGGGCCGGGTGGAGGTAAATCAGTACTTGCAGTGTCCTGAAGATGAAAACGTTTACGTCATTGGTGATAGTGCACTGGTTAAAGACCCCAAGACTGGAAAACCGGTCATTGCCACCGCCCAAGCGGCTAGACAGCAGGGCCAGGCGGCGGCCGAAAATATCTTTGCTGATATCATCGGTCTACCGAAGAAGCCTTATCAGCCATCGATTATATTTTTGCTGATTCACATCGGTCGCCATACAGCGGTGGGAGAGGCAGTCAACAAGCTCAAGTTCATCAAGCTACAGGGCCCAGTGGCCCTGCGGGTTAAAAACTTAATTCCCCTAAAATACAGTTTTGCACTGGGGGGTATTAAATCATTATTTTGTGATGTATCCGGGCTTAATCGAATGAATTATGTATATAAATGCAATTACCATAAATAA
- a CDS encoding small, acid-soluble spore protein, alpha/beta type has protein sequence MGRDKVMNWKMKHYAAHQQGVEGLIEGEHSDYGNLTSRQCGNMVRIALEKANELM, from the coding sequence ATGGGTAGAGATAAAGTGATGAATTGGAAAATGAAGCACTATGCAGCCCATCAGCAAGGTGTTGAAGGTCTAATTGAAGGTGAACATAGTGACTATGGAAACCTAACCTCCAGACAATGCGGCAACATGGTTAGAATAGCGCTGGAAAAGGCAAATGAATTGATGTAG
- a CDS encoding endospore germination permease gives MNALGRPEITLQQLATIIIICILTAGNASIISAIFDFAGRDIYFSLLLSMVYMLLLVSIYTKLAQRFPRHSIIQYAPALLGKFLGKIIGILYILFFIAIPILVSMEVNFLMLTSFSPQIPVIVIALLHFIPKVYLVWLGLESMVRITQIITLPALLLMVLFVLLNIPNYQLQLLQPFLNHGLVPLLLGTVLMMARMGYLSLSLMVYPYLKSTSSRRLFKTQIMAMAAITLALAASYSVIMIYGERQTQNFLFPTFAMIRMIEIGDFLERLDPLLLGVWWFGYWILGAIFYYAGCLAIQQWAGLKHYRQTVLPLGVIMVMVVALGFRSNFDFRALSVYVITPLLLVLTFLVPLLLLMIAAARGIDSQQIDQRKKNK, from the coding sequence GTGAATGCATTGGGGCGCCCTGAAATAACGTTACAGCAACTTGCTACTATTATTATCATTTGTATTTTGACCGCCGGCAATGCTTCTATTATCAGTGCCATTTTTGACTTTGCTGGCAGGGATATCTATTTTTCTTTATTATTATCAATGGTTTATATGTTGTTATTGGTGTCGATTTATACCAAACTGGCCCAGCGCTTTCCCCGGCACAGCATTATTCAATATGCGCCGGCATTGTTGGGCAAGTTTTTGGGTAAAATAATTGGTATCCTTTATATCCTATTTTTTATTGCAATACCAATTTTAGTTTCCATGGAAGTAAACTTTTTAATGCTCACCAGCTTTTCACCACAAATACCCGTCATAGTGATCGCGCTGTTGCATTTTATACCAAAGGTATATTTAGTGTGGCTGGGCTTAGAAAGTATGGTGAGAATTACGCAAATTATTACTTTGCCGGCCCTGTTACTGATGGTGCTGTTTGTGCTGTTAAATATCCCCAATTACCAGTTGCAATTGCTACAACCCTTTTTGAACCATGGCTTAGTACCACTGTTACTGGGGACGGTATTGATGATGGCCAGAATGGGTTATTTGTCTTTAAGTTTAATGGTTTACCCCTATCTAAAATCAACATCTTCCCGAAGGCTATTTAAAACCCAGATAATGGCTATGGCTGCCATTACCTTGGCTTTGGCAGCCAGCTACTCAGTGATTATGATCTATGGCGAAAGACAAACCCAAAATTTCTTATTTCCCACCTTTGCAATGATTCGGATGATCGAAATAGGGGATTTTTTAGAACGGTTAGACCCGCTATTGTTGGGGGTGTGGTGGTTTGGTTACTGGATTTTGGGAGCAATTTTTTACTATGCCGGTTGCTTGGCAATTCAACAGTGGGCCGGTTTGAAGCATTACCGGCAAACAGTGTTGCCGTTAGGTGTAATTATGGTTATGGTAGTGGCCTTGGGGTTTCGATCAAACTTTGATTTTAGAGCACTGTCTGTATATGTTATTACCCCGCTATTGCTAGTACTAACGTTCCTGGTGCCGCTATTGTTGCTAATGATTGCAGCCGCCCGAGGCATAGACAGCCAACAAATTGATCAAAGGAAGAAAAATAAATAA
- a CDS encoding Ger(x)C family spore germination protein produces MRKKHLIKLTAVILILTLLTGCWGNNDIEDLFLVLGVGIDRAGEDYLTTLQVVRTSVLQTSSSGNGGGQESPIISYSAAGRTVFETVRNMAKQSTRQLFFSHNQIYVIGEEAAKAGISSLLDFVSRDVELLYSTLIVTCRGQASDLLQTEVEEQLPAMAITNVFKNVDKHGQSMEVNLKDLSLFINAPSGAYLIPTLKAISAAQGKEKHFELDGAGVFKGDKLVGYINTDQMRGYLLTIGKLQGGLAVVADPTTPGNQIALEVLSANSKLKPLLENGRPVVEVEVSEKVILANENILRRQLTKEMVTAIEEHASQAIVSHIENVFATAQSMQADIFGFGNLFHRKMPREFKNMEAHWDQLFSKMEIRIHADCRVISNGLKAGKKFDE; encoded by the coding sequence TTGCGAAAAAAACATTTGATTAAACTAACGGCAGTTATACTGATTTTAACTCTGTTAACCGGCTGCTGGGGCAACAATGATATTGAGGATTTATTTTTGGTATTAGGGGTGGGTATAGATAGAGCGGGAGAGGATTATTTAACTACGCTCCAAGTGGTGCGTACATCGGTGCTACAGACCAGTAGCAGTGGCAATGGTGGTGGTCAAGAAAGTCCCATCATCAGCTATTCCGCAGCGGGCCGCACAGTGTTTGAAACGGTGCGGAACATGGCCAAGCAAAGCACCAGACAGTTGTTTTTTTCTCACAACCAAATATATGTCATTGGTGAAGAGGCGGCCAAGGCCGGCATCAGCAGCTTGTTGGACTTTGTGTCCCGGGATGTGGAATTACTTTATAGCACTTTAATTGTTACCTGCCGTGGTCAAGCCAGTGATTTACTGCAGACTGAGGTGGAAGAACAACTGCCAGCCATGGCCATAACCAATGTTTTTAAAAATGTAGATAAGCACGGTCAATCCATGGAAGTTAACCTTAAGGATCTGAGTTTGTTTATCAATGCTCCCAGTGGGGCTTACTTGATACCTACTCTTAAGGCAATTTCAGCGGCACAGGGCAAAGAAAAACACTTTGAGTTGGATGGCGCCGGGGTTTTTAAAGGGGATAAGCTGGTGGGATATATTAATACCGACCAGATGCGCGGTTATCTGTTAACAATCGGTAAACTGCAGGGAGGATTAGCGGTAGTCGCTGACCCCACAACTCCGGGCAATCAAATTGCTTTAGAGGTGCTGTCAGCCAACTCCAAATTAAAGCCGCTATTGGAAAATGGCCGCCCGGTGGTGGAGGTGGAGGTAAGTGAAAAAGTAATTTTGGCCAATGAAAACATTTTGCGCCGTCAGCTGACCAAAGAAATGGTAACTGCCATTGAAGAACACGCGAGCCAGGCCATTGTAAGTCACATAGAAAATGTTTTTGCCACAGCCCAATCAATGCAGGCAGATATTTTTGGCTTTGGCAATCTGTTTCATCGCAAAATGCCCCGGGAATTTAAAAACATGGAGGCCCACTGGGACCAACTTTTTTCCAAAATGGAGATTAGAATCCATGCTGACTGTCGGGTGATATCCAACGGGCTCAAGGCGGGCAAAAAATTTGATGAGTGA
- a CDS encoding spore germination protein has product MKNIFTGTVIRWLRLAAMLISLTLPATYVAMVTYHQGMIPTLLALSISSGREGVPLPAIMEALLMEITFELFREAGIRLPRAVGQAVSIVGALIIGEAAVQAGLVSPIMIIIVATTGIASFAIPAYNLSITLRLLRFPIIILAGLFGFPGLFSGLAFILAHMASLKSFGIPYLTGANFFGQHGRDNLVRAPHWAQLLRPRSIGRMAPIRQKKRQRS; this is encoded by the coding sequence ATGAAAAATATTTTTACGGGCACGGTAATCCGGTGGTTGCGCTTGGCCGCAATGTTAATCTCGCTGACATTGCCGGCCACCTATGTGGCAATGGTTACTTACCACCAGGGGATGATTCCCACTCTATTGGCGCTATCCATCTCCTCCGGCCGGGAAGGGGTACCTTTACCGGCCATTATGGAAGCGTTGTTAATGGAGATCACCTTTGAACTGTTTCGGGAGGCCGGTATCCGTTTGCCCCGGGCAGTGGGGCAGGCGGTGTCCATAGTGGGGGCGTTGATTATTGGTGAGGCGGCGGTACAAGCGGGCTTGGTATCACCAATTATGATTATTATCGTGGCCACCACCGGCATCGCTTCCTTTGCTATTCCGGCTTATAACTTGAGTATTACTTTAAGGTTGTTGCGGTTTCCCATCATTATTTTAGCTGGACTATTTGGGTTTCCGGGGTTGTTTTCTGGTTTGGCTTTTATTTTAGCCCATATGGCGTCCTTAAAATCCTTTGGGATACCTTACCTCACCGGTGCCAATTTTTTTGGCCAGCACGGTCGGGATAATTTGGTGCGGGCACCCCACTGGGCACAATTGTTAAGGCCCCGTAGCATTGGTCGCATGGCACCAATTAGACAGAAGAAAAGACAGCGTAGTTAG